The genomic window CGCAGATGCTGCCGGCGGTGCTGATCATGTCGTCGAACATCAGCGCCACGCGACCTTCGACCGGTCCGCCGATGATCGTGTTCTGTTGGACTTCCAAGGCGCTGCTACGGCGTTTGTGCAGAATCGCCAAGGAGCCGCCCAGCCGTTTGGCGTGCCCGACGGCGCGTTTGATGCTGCCTTCGTCGGGGCTGCAGACGACGATGTCTTCGGGATCCAGGCCGCGATTGACAAAGTAGTCGTTCAGTACCGGGGCGGCGTACAGGTGGTCGACCGGAACGTCGAAGAAGCCCTGGATCTGGGCGGCGTGCAGGTCCATGGTGAGCACGCGATCGGCGCCCGCGCGGGTGATCAGGTTGGCCACCAGTTTGGCGGTGATCGGTACCCGGCCTTCGTCCTTGCGGTCCTGTCGCGCGTAGCCAAAGTACGGGATCACGGGCGTGATCCGCGCCGCGCTGGCTCGCTTGCAACAGTCGATCATGATCAACAGTTCCATTAGGCTGTCGTTGACCGGTGGGCAAGTGGGCTGGATCAGGAACACATCGCGGCCGCGAACGTCTTCATCCAGTTTGCAGAAATTTTCGCCGTCGGGGAATTTCCCCAAGGTGATGGCTGCCGGCGCGAGGTGCAGGTGGTCGCAGATCTCGTGGGCCAAGTCGGGATTGGCGCGTCCGCTGAAGATTTTTAATTCACGCATCGACGGGATACCCCATTTGCCGCATGGTGGTATCGACCAGTTTGAGTTCATCTTGATTGTTAATGCTGAGTGATTCGCAGGGCTGCAGCACCGGTAGGGCTTCGACCGCATGGCCGGCCTCGCGAAGCAACGCCACGGTATCGGTTAAATAATACTCACCCTGCGAGTTGTCGTTGCTTAATTGTTGCAAAGCGGACAGCAGCGCCGGCCCATCGAACAGATAGGTGCTCATATTGACTTCGTGGATTTCACGCTGCTCGGCCGTGGCGTCCTTCTCTTCGACGATTGCCAAAAAATTGCCCTCTTGGTCACGCACGATGCGGCCCAGTCCGGCCGGATCGTCTTTCATCAGCGTGCCCAGCAGCAGGCCCGGCCGGGTGGCGTGGAAATGTTCCAGCAGCTTGGTCAGGCTGGTCGGCTGCAGCAGCGGCGAGTCGCCAGCCAGGACCAGGACCGGACCCTGATGGTCGGCCAGTAGGCTTTGGCAGACCTGCACGGCATGGCCGGTGCCCAGTTGTTGGTCCTGCAGCACAAACTGGATGTCTTCGTCCCGCCCGGAGAGGGCTTGGCGAACATCGTCGGCTCGGTGACCAACGACGACGATCTGTTTTTTCAAGCCCGCGGCGGCCAGGGCGTCGAGCACAAAGTGGATCATGGGGCGGCCGCAGACCGGGAAAAGGACCTTGGGAAGGTCGCTTTTCATGCGAGTGCCTTTGCCGGCTGCCAATACCACGGCGACTTCTCCAGCCATTTCGTCTGCCTGTATCTTTGCGAGGGAACGAACCAAACCAAGGGCACAGTTTTGCATCCCGCATAGGCAGCCGACAACCGGACGCATTCGATCTAGCGTTAAATGCCCATTTCCCGCAAGAATAAGCTGAAAATTGGGATTCGAATCGCCTGCCCCCCTCAAGGATGATCCTGGATGCGGCGCCGACTGCAGCATTTATTGGAATATGTAGCTGTACGATTGTTGATTGCAGTCGTTCAGACGTTGCCTGAAAACCTCGCCGACCGGTTGTGCCGGGCCGGCGCGTGGTTGCTGAGCGACGTGTTGAACGTCCGCAGCAAGACCGTGGATGGCAATTTAAAACTTGTGTTCGCCGAGTGCAGCGACGCCCAGCGAGACCGCATGCGGCGGCAGATGTGGCATCATCTGCTGCTGATGTTGTGCGAAATTGCCTGGGCGCCGCGGCGTCTGCACCGTTGCAATTGGCAGCGACACGTGCATATCGCGGACACCTCGGAGATCCTCCGCTGGTTGCTCAGTCCGCGTCCGCTGGTGATCGTTTCGGGCCATGTCGGCAATTTCGAGATGGGCGGGTACGTTACCGGGCTGATGGGCATCCCCAGCCTGAGCATCGCGCGGCGGTTGGATAATCCGTACCTGCATCGATACATCACCCGCTTTCGCGCCGCCAACGGCCAGCGGGTGGTCGACAAAGATGGCTGTGCGCCGGAGGTCGATCGGCATCTGTCTGGCGGGGGGATTTTGACCTTGTTGGCCGACCAACACGGCGGCGACCGCGGTTGCTGGGTCGATTTTCTCGGCCATCCGGCATCCTGTCATAAAGGTCTGGCCTTGTTCTCGCTGACCTCGCGAGCCCCCATGATGGTGGGCTACACCCGGCGGATCGGCGGTCCCATGCAGTTCGAGCAGGGCACCACTGGTGTGGTGGATCCCGAACGCGGCACGTCCGTGACGGACGGCGTGCGACCCTTGACGACTTGGTACAATGAGCGACTTGCTGACGTGGTGCTGAAATCCCCCGAACAATACTGGTGGTTGCATCGCCGCTGGCGTCCCAAACGCAAACGCAAACGTGCCCGCGCAATCCCACCGGCCCAAGCCGCTTAGATCCCGATGACGCAACCTACCGATGCCGGCGAGCGAGAGCTGAAGACGTGGAGTCCGATCGTCCAGGAGATCGCCGCCGAGTTGTCGCCACAGTGGCGTGAGCTGCGACGCTACCTGCATCGCCATCCCGAGCTGTCGAACGAGGAATTCCTGACCACCGAAGAGTTGGGAAAGCGGTTTGCCAGACTGGATCTGCCAGTCAATTACATCGGCGAGCGACGTGGTTTGACCTGCGATCTGGTCAGCGATCCCGATGCCGTGATGCCTCGTCTGGCCCTTCGCGGCGACATCGACGCGTTGCCGATTCAGGATGCCAAAACGGTGGACTACCGCAGCTGTCAGGACGGGGTGATGCATGCCTGCGGCCACGACGTGCACGCGGCGGTGATCTATGGCGCGATGGCGATTTTACGGTCCATGCATCAGAGCGGCCAATTGCCCTGGCCGATCGCCGTCCGAGCCGTGCTGCAGCCAGCCGAAGAACTGGCCACCGGGGCTCGTTACATGATCCACCATCATGCTCTCCGCGACGTTTCGGCGATCCTCTCCCTGCACGTCGATCCCACCCGCTCGGTCGGTTGCATCGGGTTGCGGAAAGGCACGTTGACGGCCA from Roseimaritima ulvae includes these protein-coding regions:
- a CDS encoding ribose-phosphate diphosphokinase, which produces MRELKIFSGRANPDLAHEICDHLHLAPAAITLGKFPDGENFCKLDEDVRGRDVFLIQPTCPPVNDSLMELLIMIDCCKRASAARITPVIPYFGYARQDRKDEGRVPITAKLVANLITRAGADRVLTMDLHAAQIQGFFDVPVDHLYAAPVLNDYFVNRGLDPEDIVVCSPDEGSIKRAVGHAKRLGGSLAILHKRRSSALEVQQNTIIGGPVEGRVALMFDDMISTAGSICGAARLIRDHGAKEIHIAATHGIFCGPAIERIQAAPIDSIAVTNTLPLPPEKQLPNAVQLSVAPLLATAIKRIHHDQSISELFQSK
- a CDS encoding sugar phosphate nucleotidyltransferase, which gives rise to MAGEVAVVLAAGKGTRMKSDLPKVLFPVCGRPMIHFVLDALAAAGLKKQIVVVGHRADDVRQALSGRDEDIQFVLQDQQLGTGHAVQVCQSLLADHQGPVLVLAGDSPLLQPTSLTKLLEHFHATRPGLLLGTLMKDDPAGLGRIVRDQEGNFLAIVEEKDATAEQREIHEVNMSTYLFDGPALLSALQQLSNDNSQGEYYLTDTVALLREAGHAVEALPVLQPCESLSINNQDELKLVDTTMRQMGYPVDA
- a CDS encoding lysophospholipid acyltransferase family protein — translated: MRRRLQHLLEYVAVRLLIAVVQTLPENLADRLCRAGAWLLSDVLNVRSKTVDGNLKLVFAECSDAQRDRMRRQMWHHLLLMLCEIAWAPRRLHRCNWQRHVHIADTSEILRWLLSPRPLVIVSGHVGNFEMGGYVTGLMGIPSLSIARRLDNPYLHRYITRFRAANGQRVVDKDGCAPEVDRHLSGGGILTLLADQHGGDRGCWVDFLGHPASCHKGLALFSLTSRAPMMVGYTRRIGGPMQFEQGTTGVVDPERGTSVTDGVRPLTTWYNERLADVVLKSPEQYWWLHRRWRPKRKRKRARAIPPAQAA